The DNA sequence AGTTGCAAAGCTCCTCAAACCAGAAGGCATTTATATCAGCAAGTGtgttattgcccccccccccccgcacatagTGTCATAGTCAATAAGAATGGGTGGGtatcagtgaattaaattacgcCTCACCTTTCTATATCATACTGTACAGAGGCAGCAATCAGGTATTGTTTCTTGTCTAATATCCCTGTTATACTAATATTTGTTACTAAAAGACCTTGTATGACAGTAAACAATACAATGGAACTATTTTATATTTAATGTGACATTTTTAATTGCTGGAGAAACAACTTTAATCAGtataaatatttgctaaattcTTTCTTATTCAAAGTCTTTGCTTATGCACAGCTTCAGTTGGTACTGATTATTATACTGATGTCAACTTAAAATTTACCCCAATAAGCATAGTTACTAAGAGTTTACACTGTTTGTTTAAGGAAAATTAAGTAAATATGAATTTAAATTAAAACCTAGGATTTAATTATAGGCTGAAGGTGCAGTCACCCTTCCCCAGTACCATTCATATAACTTGATTTGGTAACCCTatcaaatgatattttaaaagagTCCTTCTCATGCCTAAAGCTACCTTCGAAACCACAGCCTCACACACAAGACATAAATATTTAAAGGAGTTAGATCCCTGGGTatatttgcctgcctgcctgtccttGTATGTATCTGGGaaatacctggtttattgcttTACTGCATGAGAACCTGAACCATTAAAAAATTACACATATGTATTGCTTTGGTGAAGCTCTTAATAGCCACTCTTTTCATTACCTGACATGCAGAAACCTAGCTGCACAAAATCATGCATCCTAGCTTTTGATAGATGCAATACTGCAGGTACCTTGCTCATGATCATATATGTTCATCTCTGGAGCCTTATTTCTAAAGCTCAAATCAAATGAGGCCAAGAATTGCTTTAATATAGTCCTGCTTAGATACACAACCCACTGAACAAACATTATACTtggataaaaattatttattgtagtATAAGGAAGAGTATGTGCAAGTCTTCTTGTCTGCAAACAGAACCCCTTATTTTTCAGGGGGATGAGTAATAATGTTTACAGAAGTGGCTTACAGAGACCCAGATTCTCCAACAATTCCTCCGATCAACTGGAACCTGGATTGCAGTGGCATCTTCTCAGCTTTTTGGGTGCCAAAGCCAAGAATTCTGCAGGTGCCAAGCTTTGAGATGCCCCCCTACCCACACCAGTTTTGTGAAAGCCTGTGTCAGTACTGGACAGCTTCCCGTCTGTCTTTGAATGATTttgcgtgcgtgtgtgcgcgcgcattaCTACTTTTTTCACCAGGTGCCTTAACTGAAAGGCAAGCCTAACTGGTTTGTACTCCAGTGCTATGGTCTGGACAGTGCTGAGCCtggctttccttttttcttgGCTGTTAAAGAAGTAGTACTGCCTATTTCCTTCTCTCCCAACCAAAGCTGTTCTGCAGTTTTCTAGTGGAACAGCTAGAGATTTTGGAATGGTGGACTAATGATCACTAGTctgaatattcccccccccatatctctATAAAGTCTCAATCCTGCAAACTCCATATACACAGTAGCCTTTATAGAGCTAAAAGGTATGAGTCCAGAGATACCCCTGTCACCTGGCTTAATATGCTCTTGCTGCCAGGCTGAGAGAATGGTGAAGGAAGAAGGTAAGAGGTCCTCTCAAAAAAGCAAAAAGTCTGAAGTCTTACTTTAACAGTTCCTCCTTTCCTAAAAGAGAGCCAATGCTGCAGGAAAACATTTGCTCATCATGCTGCTTAAGTCAGCACACTTGAATGATATTCTTCTTGGGAGTGCTTACTGCTAGCTGGAGCTGTTCTGTGTGTTCACTGTATCCTATCAGTATCCACCAATCCATTGAGAGTGCcttcagagctgtctgttaagATACGGTAGTTCAAAAGCCTGCTTTTCCCAATAGGGGTTGGAGAGTGTGTGTacaagtgctttctgggataccCTGGCATTGCTGTTCTAGTTTCTTCAAAGAGagtaagaaataaaatattttgttgttgtttctttctgcCCATCTGTTCAAGAGGCAAATATTGCTCTTCAAAGTTTCTGGCTGGCTGAAAAAAAATCCTATGCTAGTGTGTCTCCCTACAGAAGGCAGAGCCTGGAGCACCATCCCATCTTTCCTTTACCACCAACTTGTAGATCTGTATTAATTTGTCTTGACATAGATTTCAGACATCAGAATCCTGAGTGCATttcttaattaaaatataaataatggcAATTGGAGGTGCCACAATGTGAAAGAGTCAACTAAGCATCAGTCCACTGAGGGTAGATTAGAGGTACACATGACAGCCCATAGGCAGATAGGGGGTTGGAGTAGAATGCACCTCTGTAAACTATTactgggctaagttcaaggtgctggttttggtaTATAAAGTCCTTTACAGcatgggaccaggatacctgaaataaTATACCCTGTATATACCCAGTcaatcactgtgctctgcaggtgaggACCTCCTGCAGACCCCAACTTATGGgatgccctccccagagaggtttgCCTAGCACCAACACTCCATGATTTTTTAGTTGTAGGTGAAGAAGCCCTTCCTGTTGTCACAGGCCTTTTAATGACAATCAATCAGGTGCTGTAATTTTTCCACCAAGCTCTCTTTTGCTGTGTTTGATGCCATGTTTAAATTATTTCAGCTACTGTGTTTTGTtggtttcagtttttttttttttttttttgtttagcttCCTGCTTGTAAATTTTCTTTTGATATTAAAAGTGTTATTTTATTGTAAATTCTATTTTGGTATTTTATTGTCTATGTAAACTACACATGAAATGAAAAACACGTATAATGGgtgttccaaataaataaataaataaataatttaaatctCTTTACCATAGCCTCCAATTTTCTATGGACATTGCATTAACCTCCTTTGCATAACTAGACATatgtatatttattattttaaaattttatttaggaCATATACTGAATTTCTCATTCAAAAGCCAATGCGGGCATTTGTAGATCCTATTCTCTTCAACAGACTGTTATGTTcaaattaggctgcaatcctaatgtGGGAGTTAACAAAGTAGCTTAACGCCCTTATTTGAGCTTGAGCCATCAGCATAAGTGAGACTGGAGGAACAAATTATGTTTCCATCTGTTTCctggttgtttttaattgtgtccAATGGAAGAGGAAATGGTGGGTTGGTGGGAGTTTAGACATACTCTGAAGCATGTTTAAATCTCCCAATTTGAGGGTATGGTAGGGGAGTGGGAGGGTTTAGAATCCTCTGGATCTCAGCCACTTTCCAGAAatcctcccctttaaaaaaccctTCTGACATCAAGTGGGCTAGGGCTTTAGAGGAGCCATCAGCACTGGAGAGGAAGGCTCTGACACCAAAGGGCCTCCCAAGAATCAGAACTGCACACTTTTAGTTATTAGCTGAATTTTAGGCAGTGGGGTCCTGCAATTCTGCAACCTGACTGTCcctcaattgtttttttttatgctcctatgcatttttactctTTCAACAGAGCTTATTTTGTATTGAGAATGTGCAAGAGTGCATTGTGAATTTCGGACGAACTGGATCATGATAAATTGTCTGGCTGTTGAAAACCTTCCATACATATTTTGAACACATAAATAGTACTGAAACCAAAGGTACCTGGGTGTAAGAATTCATAACGAAGTATACACAGTCTAATAAACTTCAGCAACACAACTGTGTCAGAAGCAAGGGAATCAAGGAAGACTACATGGCTGTTCTGAGTTTCGCCCTCTTCGCAAGAGACACTGGTGAACTAATGGGAGCAGTTTGCCTTCCCGGTGAAGTCTCTGTGTGTCTGTAGCACCTCCGACAAATGTTCCATTGATAAATATTCTTGGAACTGTCCTGCCGCCAGTCATTTGATGAAGAATATCTTGAAACTGGCTTCCGTTCTCATACATGTCCAGTTCGATGGCTGTGTAGTTCACATTCATATCTTCAAACAGCTTCTTTGCCATGTTGCAGTAGGAGCATGTGGTTTTCGAGAAGATCACTACACAGTTGTCTGAGATAGTTTGCTCTATCTGGTTAGCAGTGGCAGTGTTAGATAAGTCTGTGGTAGCAGATGTACTGTTCCCCATTCTTCGCCAGCCCCCCAGCAGACTCAGTCTGGGCAGCGCCTTCAAAGCCATAggcgacagcagcagcaaccactgtCCCTCAATTGTGATATTCCTCCTATACATTACAGGCAAGTTACATGAAGAGTGAGATCTTCACACTTTTCACTGCCTGAGCCTATGACAGGCACCTACTCTGAGCAGCTGCATGTGTTGCTGGTCCTCTAGCCTTGGGTCTTCTGCCCATGGTTGACAGGAAAGGCTGGATGACTCGGCAGCCAGCATCAGGGTAGTGGTGAGACAACAATGACATCTTGTCTAACTGGATTGCAGGATAAGAGGGCCATCAGGTAACAGTGTTTTCACACTAAGCATCAAAAGAGCAGCACTCACAGAAGCAAGCTACTTCAGCCACTTTCGTTTTCATTCTGCAAAGTAGAATGTCTGCTTGGAGTGTTCATAATGAGATAGCAACAACACAGGCATTAGGGTCTGCTGCATGGGATGTCTATTCCTCGTTTGAATGGTGATAAGAAAAAGTGCTCAGAGGGGGCAGAGAAAGCAAATGCCTTTGGCTCCCAGTCACATTggaaaaaggggggtggaatgGTAAAGGGAACCCTGGTGTAGTCCTTAAGTCTATCAGTGGAGAGAGAAGAACAATCTACTTGAAACTCTGATTGAATCTTTCTGAACAGTGAGGTCTCCCAGCTGAGTCTGCATGAGTAAGCGTCTGCCAGAATCACAGGATTGGCTGAGCTTTATGTGAAGGCTTTGCTGAAAGGCTTGTTAAGGAAGCACTGCTGACCAGGCCATCCAATTGCATCACGCTTCAGAAACGAAATGTGCTGCAGCTGGGGAGTCACACGTTGGTGGCTTCCGGCAACAGAGGGATAAAGCAACCAACTCTTTCCCACCCTTGGGGCCTGTGCCTCAGAGAATCTCCTGCACTTGCATCCAGCAGCTAGAGCCAATCTAGCAAGGAAAATGAAAGCACTTTCTGCTGCAGGCTGTGTGAAGTGGGTTGGAGGGACAGGTCAGATACATcaactttccccaaaataaaaaaatgcaattatttattaatttatgaatGGCCTTTGCCGTGTGTGTCAAGGTAatttacaaacaaaaacagctaaatataattgcaatttaaaaacagcataaaacgaACATCTAGGGCAGAGATTTTTTTTCATCCAGTGGATGTTAGTCTCATATTGCTTTTGTTATGTATCCTGTGGTGTGGAGTTTGAGCCTGGTAGTGTCTAAGATGCTGCAAGGTTCTTCACATGCAAAGGTTCTGTGCTTTCCACTGAAAATCC is a window from the Lacerta agilis isolate rLacAgi1 chromosome 8, rLacAgi1.pri, whole genome shotgun sequence genome containing:
- the LOC117051054 gene encoding glutaredoxin-2, mitochondrial-like; translated protein: MALKALPRLSLLGGWRRMGNSTSATTDLSNTATANQIEQTISDNCVVIFSKTTCSYCNMAKKLFEDMNVNYTAIELDMYENGSQFQDILHQMTGGRTVPRIFINGTFVGGATDTQRLHREGKLLPLVHQCLLRRGRNSEQPCSLP